TATTGAGGAGATTTTTAAGATCATTCCTCAACTTCAGCAAATGGGTACCACTATTTTATTAGTTGAACAGAATGCGCAAATGGCATTATCGGTTTCGACCCGGGGGTATGCCATGGAGACAGGTTGTATAACCCTTTCCGGTTCAAGCAATGAACTTCTCAACAATGATGATGTTCGCAAACTCTATCTCGGCGAAGCTTAATATTAATACGATAAGGAGATCATTGTGTTGGATTGTTTATTTATAGGTTCTGCAACGCAAGATGTACTATTGTTGATTGATGAGCCGCCTCAAAGTAATCGCAGATTATTAGCTAGAGATATTAGTTATGTTTCTGGAGGTATTGCAGCTACCGCGGCTTCTGCCTTTCAGAAACTTGGTGGTTCCGCCGGATTAGTTACTGCAAAGGGAGAGGAATCGGAGATTACTTCTTTTATTGTTAAAGACCTAGAAGGGCAAAATTTCTCATATTTGCAAATGGTGGCTGTTAAAGGCGGAATGTCTTCATTTAGCGCTATTCAAGTAGAAAAAAATGGCAGCCGGTGTATTACACATTATGGCGGTTGTATTCAGCAGATTAATGTTTCTTCCATTGATACTTCAATGTTTTCAGAAACGAAACTGATTCATCTGGGCGGTCTATCTGATACTGCGGTTGTTGATTGTGCACAATTTTACAAAGAGAACTATCAGGGAATCGTTTCTGTTGATGGAGGAAATTATTCCAGATCCGTTCTTGAATCACTCCTGCCGTATGTTGATATTATGATTCTCGATGACACGACGGTTAAAAAAGAATTTGCACTTCCTAATAAGGCGGTCTGTAACTATTTCTC
This portion of the Sediminispirochaeta bajacaliforniensis DSM 16054 genome encodes:
- a CDS encoding carbohydrate kinase family protein gives rise to the protein MLDCLFIGSATQDVLLLIDEPPQSNRRLLARDISYVSGGIAATAASAFQKLGGSAGLVTAKGEESEITSFIVKDLEGQNFSYLQMVAVKGGMSSFSAIQVEKNGSRCITHYGGCIQQINVSSIDTSMFSETKLIHLGGLSDTAVVDCAQFYKENYQGIVSVDGGNYSRSVLESLLPYVDIMILDDTTVKKEFALPNKAVCNYFSDKGVTVSCITMGRHGSLAYFHDEYYSAPAFPVSVLDTTGAGDNFHGAFLYCYAVRHYDMERTLRFCNTFSAITCTGLGGRSRQLCFEEIWKAIERGEYDAK